A segment of the Epinephelus fuscoguttatus linkage group LG23, E.fuscoguttatus.final_Chr_v1 genome:
ACAGCATTAAAATCCGTAGTCACATAGTTATAAAGATCCCTGTTGATGTAGTTCAGTTTATCAACCTGTTGAAAAACTCCGTCTGAGATGCTGCTGCAGTTTAATGGCTCTGTGGCGCCATCTAgtggagctaaatgctaataacAAGTGCTGTCCCTCCTACTTCCTGTAGCTACTGTAGCCTACATGTTCAAAGGCCATCAGAGGCAGCACACCAAATAATTAAACTGCATATGTTTGAATTGTAACTCTCATACTGAATTAATTTACCAAGGTTGTGGATAAAGGTGAGTTTGAGGCAACATTTGAAATGCAGTTGCCTAAAAATGAATGATGATAGTTCCTAAACTTGACTTGTATGAATGcattactgaatatttgaatgtttgttACAGGCTTACTGGCGCCAGGAAGCAGACTCCCCACACCTGAGGGTGCATGTGCTTCATAACTCCCCACCAGACCAGGACCAGGTGAGCAGTCAGGTGAGCAGTCAGGTGAGCTGGCCTCGTAGGTATTTGAAGGTGTGTGTATTCTTTGTCTCAAGAGTTTGACACTTGAAACGTCACTTGATGTTATGAAATAGACCTATATGTTAATGGGAGCAGTGTGCAGACGCTCTTCACATGTTCTgcttttgtgcttttttggacattgtgagcacacagagaaaaaaggaacaaaGGATTTGCTCATGTTAAACTAAAAACACCGTCCTCCAGACAGCTGCTGCCACGTGTGGCTACAAGTTTAGTGGTGTTCTTATCATAGTGAGGAATAATGTTCACTGACTACATTCATTTACTCTTTGATGATCAATTTGAGTTTGTCAGGCTCAGTTTGTTTGCTGGTTTTATTACTTCAGTTCCATTcacattgtgttttattttcttccacAGCGTCCTGTGACACAGCCAGACCACAACAGACTTGTGAGGACATTTGAAGTTTTTCTTTGAGTTTTAatcttaaaggttcagtgttaAAGACTTAAATGCGTCCATCAAAAaagtgaactttgtgagttgtTGAATTAAATCAATGCACCTATATCCAACTTAATTAATACACCTGTGTTGGCTTTTTAAACCTAGTCCACTTTAGCAAGTTTAACTTAAATGTAAGACTTGTTAAAGTCACAAAAGCTGCTTGATTTGATGCAACGTAACAGGGCTGAGTGAATTGCACAATCCAAACGGTCCATTAAGAAAGTCCTAGGTGAGCTCCCGTATCCCGTAAGACGTCGCGCATGCTCAGAACTTCACTCTGGATATGAGCACGAGGCACGAGCATGGCATCGGCGCGAGGACTCCATGGAGCAGTAAAGGTGTGTGAACTTTTCATCCAGCTATGGAAGATGAAGCAGGACACTGTTAGAACAAGACTCCTTTGTTTCTCAAGGCAGATCACAGAATATAGTTACAGAGCAGATATGAATGATGCTGTAGCATCTATGGATTTTTGCACtttcatttggtttaaatgttggtgtttctgtgtcagcgTTATGTTTGTCAGGTTGGAGGCTGCAGATTTGTTCTGATGATAGTATAACATTCCTGTAAACACAGTATCTGTTAATACAACATTCAAAATAATCCATATGCTGCTAATGCCATGGACAGCTGTATCTCTGCATTGAGAGTATGCAGAGGACAAtcagtgtgtgtcttgtgtgtttttgtggcaAGAAAGTCAAAGTGAGTTTTGGACAGCCATTCATCCATAGCATGAATAGCAAAATTCAAAGGCGGTTTGAAACCAGTAACTTTAGTTTTACAAGTGTGTCTCATTTTAGAGAcaacagatttattttatttttttttttcaaaaatcatgcagtgtcttttttgtattttaagtaAAACGCTGATTGCTGCTCATAATATTGTGCTTTAGAATATGATTTTACAGTTTTAACAGCATTACCAAGTGATATTACGGTCAGAAGTTAAACAGGCATTGTAGCTAGCTCTGATTCATAAGACATTCTGAGTTTGGTCTAATTGATATCATGGCATTAGATTAGATAGGTTTATGGAAATGTCTGTGATCAGTCACCAGCCCTGTCAGGATTTGGGTCATATTCCTGACATACTATATTCCCACAGTTAAGTTTATTGTAGAAGAACAATACATGTTCTCTGTCTTGATGAATACAAATTGCACTGGTGTATCATTCATAAATGTCATTATTTGCTTTTCTGGAGGGCTGTCATAAATAAACCACACATGAATTTTGAACAGTGTTGAACAAATCTGCACAGTTAGGCTGACAGTAAGTCTACCTGAAACCTTCAAACTCATATTCTGTTTTACCAGTTTAGAAATAAATACTCAAGTAGCAGTAGTCAGACCTGTACCAAATTCTCAGTTTGGCATGTATTGACTGATCTATCATTGTCATGTTTTAATGTAGTTGGAACTGTAAAACTAAAAGTGCCTTTGTTCTCCATAGTTTCTGTTTTATAACCACAAGTCCGCTGAATGTGTTATTACAGGACATCTCTGCCCGGAAGAACATCTCTGAGTCTGAAGGCTGGGCAGGGACGCTCTACATTTATTTGTGACTCTTTAAGTACTGGTAAGTACAATGGGCTCACCATTTAATGACCAGAAATATTTCACATTATAATGAAGGCTCGGTGTGTATCTTAAAGATTAACACTACTGTACTACTAATATATGAGtgattctttttgtttgtttaattttcagGAACATGAATGTGGAAGTGTAAAGAGTGTGCTGCAGAAGAGACTACAAGATATCAGTTATTGAAGCACTACAGGTTAAAACATGGCCGTTTTGGCCGCAGACACCCTTATCCATGCACATATTCAAATTGTCCATGCACCTTTAAAACTTGGAATGCACTTGGAAGTCACCTGTGTAGATCACACATTGATCAGACATCTCAAAGATCAGTAGATTGCACAACATTTAACTGCCATCATTGTTCACGTAGTGACATTGCCTCATTGAGAGAACTTTTTACTCATGTTAACAGCCATCTGAAGAGACATGAAACcatttgttgtgtgtttaatgattGTTCCTGTCAGACAGATATTTATGGAACATATCAAACTCACAAGAACAGAAAGCACAAGACATATACACTAAACGATTTCAAAGCTGGAATTGTGAAAAATGTCTCTGCAGATTCACTGAATTGTACTTTGGGAGATACATGTTTGACAGAAAGTGATGAGTTTCTTGATGATGCCGAACTTGAAGATGGTGCACTGGTGCCAGAAAAAGAGGACTTGCTAAAAGTTATAGAACAGAaattaacatttgttttattaaaattgGAAAAGTGTTTCCATGTACCAAGCTCTGCTGTTGATGAGCTGCTAAAGGAGTTGCAGCTTTTGATTAGTTCTGCCCTGGTGCCTGTAACTAACAACATTCTTGCTCATTTCTTCAATAACCATAACCTGCAAGTTGACCAGTTGCTCATCAAAGAGTTGGGCTGTGCACTTGGTTCATCTAACCCTCTGTCAAAAGCTTTAGGAAAGGATGGACCATTAGCCACAGCTTTTAAGCGAAAGCAATATTACAAAGATCATTTCAACATGGTTGATCCGGTTCAGTATATACTTGATGCAAAGGCTAAAAGAAGTTTTCAGTATGTTCCTTTGCTAAAGTTTTGACATCAGCTACTTAATCAAAAGGATGTGCTCAGCAAGGTTGTTGAACAGAGGAGACAGCAACAGATAGTGAATGACCACCTACATTATAGATTTTTTGAAGATGGCCAGTACTTCAAGAATAATGATTTTCTGTCAGGGGAGGAATTAAgaatctctgtctgtctataCGTAGATGATTTTGAAGTTTGTAACCCCCTCGGTACTTCacgtaaaacacacaaactttgtgctgtctgttggattttgggaaatgtgcctCTTGGCAGCCACTCCTCTTTGGCCTCAATATGCCTAGCTCTTTTGTGTAAAAGCCATGATGTGAAGACTTACAGCTATCACAAAATATTTGAGCCGCTACTCCGAGACCTTGTTACTCTGGAGCAGCAGGGTGTTTTTGTCTCACAACTGGGTATATTTGTGATTCTAGACTTGAAAGATATTACAGAGCTTGTTGCTGCACCTGTACACTGTGAGGAGTCTGTGGCATATTTAGAGTGTAAAATCTCGGCCTTTGAAGTGACACACGTCTCGACAATTCCAGTAGATGTCATGAAAGAGGACATAGCACTTCACCTAACTCAGAAACACCCAGATCTCACAACAGTTACCCTGGCACAGAGTGTCTCTAGTAATGGCATAGAATATGGAAATGGAATGATTATTGTGCATGGATCAGTAAGTGGACTGCCTGAATTTGCAGAGGTACTCCAAATGTGTATATTGGAAAACACATTGATCTTCATATGCAGAAAATGACCTTCATGGTACAGAGAGCACTACAGAGCTTTTGAGCTCCAGTCATCTTCAGCAAGAGAGATCGTGTTGGCTGAGTTAAATGAACTGACTGACAACTATCCCCGGGTTGATTCCAAGTGTGGGACTCTCCCAATGGTTACCCTTAAAAGATACATACACACGTCTGGTAATTattcttcatttttatttcagtttcactGAATGTTATTATGGGAATGAGGGTAAAATAAGACATAGAATTCTAACTATTAAGAGAGAGCTGAACTGATTTTACACACGGAAGTGAGTCCCAGTCTTTTGTGGCTCGGGGgggaagtgatgtcacttgagccTGCATCTGCTGGGACAGaagactacaagtttgaaaatTAAACATATCTTGGGGGTGGAGTTAAAAAGAAGTGCACCTagctaaagaaaaagaaaaaagaacaagacCTCTGTTTTCCccactcctcatctctgctggAGGCTACACTGGCTGCTGCTGGCACACCACACAATCTGTACTGTCAAGTGAATgaagtccagttgcattttggGTAATGTAGGCACTAGGTTGACTGCCCATTGTGAGTCTGATGTTATTTTCTTAAAGGAACACCTGCAACAAAATTGCTATTTTTATAGCACtcagaaaatgtcttaaaaacatactgataaatcacattttaaactttttaagtTGTGtacaatttcttttttattaaaaacaacaacaactgttcTAAGTTGACACAGTGCTGATCAGTCTGTAGTTAAACAGTTTTAGGAATACTTCCTTTACTCTAAACCAGTACTTTTAATGCCTTTGATACTTTTTAGTATTGATGATTACCCGATACTGTCAACTTAGTGGAACTGTATTAATTATGACTggtttttaatcattttcttCTGCTGCTTTTCTTCACAATAACCTGTTGACCAGTGTGGCTACTTCAGCAGCGCTTCGCATCATCCTTGGAGAGAATGACTCTTCCAAAGTTATCCTGCCCTTGGGATTACCAGACTCTGTTGAAGAACTCAACAGTGAGATAAAGAGACAATGTGAGGTGTCAGGAGACTTTAGACTACAATATAAGGACAATGATTTTGATGAGTTCATAAACCTGACAAGCACCTCAGACATTCAAAATAAGGCTACTATCAAAGTGATTTACCTCCAAAGTGCCTCATCTACAAGTAGCTCTTGCCTCTCTCCACGGACATCCAGCCTGGATGAGTCCATTTCCATTTCATCTGTGGACACTGACAGCCTTTCATCTTCTGAGTCGTCATCGTCGGCGTCATCCCTCAGATGTAAGCCATGGCCAGACGTCTTTCCTGTGCCCGAGTTTGTCTATGATGTAGAGATCCAACTCCAGCGTGCAA
Coding sequences within it:
- the LOC125883402 gene encoding uncharacterized protein LOC125883402, with amino-acid sequence MWKCKECAAEETTRYQLLKHYRLKHGRFGRRHPYPCTYSNCPCTFKTWNALGSHLCRSHIDQTSQRSVDCTTFNCHHCSRSDIASLRELFTHVNSHLKRHETICCVFNDCSCQTDIYGTYQTHKNRKHKTYTLNDFKAGIVKNVSADSLNCTLGDTCLTESDEFLDDAELEDGALVPEKEDLLKVIEQKLTFVLLKLEKCFHVPSSAVDELLKELQLLISSALVPVTNNILAHFFNNHNLQVDQLLIKELGCALGSSNPLSKALGKDGPLATAFKRKQYYKDHFNMVDPVQYILDAKAKRSFQYVPLLKF